aaattaaaaaaaaaagtaaaaaaattataaaaaaaataaaaaaaacacttgtctccctttactttgtaaaaaatcaaaaatacaatcacacatgtggtatccgtgtgcgtcgtaatgacccagagaaggaagttaatacattatttaaccccttaatgacatggcccctttttttcttttttccccatttctttttttcctcccccctgtttaaaaaatcacaacttgttccgcaaaaaacaagccctcatatggccaagtcaatggaaaaatgaaaaagttatggctcttgagacgcaactgcaaaactagttgaaattcaatgattagaccatttaaaaaaacctgccctggtgggcacgacagggtgataggaaacctgccactcaaggggttaagggtacaTTTTACAGATGTGTCGCAGCCCAACTACAGGTCTAGAACGTGCTACATGACAGGGAACTATGAAGTGAGCAGGCTTCGAGTAATAACAGATCAAAACTCAGAATGCCTCCTCCCTCCCCTGGGATAAATATCATATAATACGTTCTTCTCTCTGGTCCAAGACTGCCACTAAGATTTCTTGCAGCCAAAACTTGCTTCTGCCCACTCCCCCCATTAAGCTGCTGCTGCAACCACTAGTGAACTTTTCGGTGTCCCCCCAATAATATGCCCACTGTGGTCCCACTACATAGCTATGTCCCACGTTGTGATCTCACTgtatgtaatagtgccccctgctgtGAGCTCAGTTAGTAATGTGACTCCCTCTCATGCTCCAATTAATTATATGACCCCCACTTTGTGGTCTTAATTAGTATTATGATCTCCCTCTGTTCCCCTAATCAGTGGCATAACTAGAGTCATATGGGACCCAGAATAAACTTTTAAACACCAAAAAATATCCTTCCATATCATGTTCATCTCCAAGTGGCTTCATCATCCTCCCATGCCCCCCAAACAACTCTCATCATCCTCCATGATCCTGCAAACAGTCCTTATAATCCCCCAAACAACCCCAATCCTCATCAATGTACCTGAAcagcccccatcatcctccactctCCCTTAACAGCGCCTATCATCTTCCATTGCCTCTGTCATCCTCAATTGTGCGCTCTCTTTTACAGGTTCACAGCGTGACCTCGCTTCTTCatcgggatgccgcggaccaggtgagtattgattttttttttttgaaatgcaggttagctaggtcttatttttaggtaaAGCCTGATATTTCAAACCGGGTAggccttattatcagggtaggtcctacTTTTGGGAAAACACTGCCTTATTTAAAGAATGTCTAAAAAAGGTATTAAAGAATAATCAGTGTTCTTCTTGGCAGATCACGGtaccgggagctcagagggacgtctgatatctgcagattgtaaagcagaggattgtgttatcacacaagatacatatgaagatcctgccattatcccagatatcccctcagcccttcacagcaaagatcaatcatctgatcctcttatacaggtcccatcttctgaaCCATCACAGACTGATAAAGGTCACAGAAGGGGAGAACATCAAGGAgctcacacagaagagaagccatattcattttCAGAATATGGGAAATGTTCTACAGAagaatcacatcttgttacacatcagagaactctcACAGGAAAGAAGTCATTTCCTTGTTCAGAATGTgcaaaatgttttgcagtgaaatcaaagCTAGTTcggcatcaaagaattcacacaggagagaagccgttttcttgttcagaatgtgggaaatgttttgcattgaaatcagtccttgttgatcataagagaattcacacaggggagaaaccattttcttgttcagaatgtgggaaatgtttttcaagGAAATCAAAGCTAagtagacatcagagaattcacacacgaGATAAACCATTttcttgtttagaatgtgggaaatattttgcagagaaatcagaccttgttacacatcagagaagtcacacagaagagaagctgttttcttgtgcagaatgtgggaaatgctttgcagggaaatcaGACCTCGTTACACATCAGAGAggtcacacagaagagaagctgttttcttgttcagaatgtgggaaatgttttgcaggtaaATCTGACctcgttacacatcagagaagtcacacaggagagaaacggttttcttgttcagaatgtgggaaatgttatgcAGGGAAATCAGACCTCATTTCACATCAGAgatgtcacacaggagagaagccgtttacttgttcagaatgtgggaaatgttttgcatggaaatcgggccttgttacacatcagagaagtcacacaggacagaagcctttttcttgttcagaatgtgggaaatgttttgcagggaaatcagttcttgttaatcatcagagaattcacacaggagagaagccgttttcttgttcagaatgtgggaaaagttttgcaGCTAATTCATACCTTGTTAAACACcttagaattcacacaggagaaaaaccattttcttgtttagaatgtgggaaatgttttacagggaaatcagaccttgttaaacaccagagaagtcacacaggagagaagccttttacttgttcagagtgtgggaaatgttttgcagggaaatctGACCTCATTACACATAggcgaattcacacaggagagaagccgttttcttgttcagaatgtgggaaatgttttgcacagaaatctgaccttgttaaacatcagagaattcacacaggagagaagccgttttcttgttcagaatgtgggaaatgttttgcagtaaaGTCATTCCTTGTTGATCATAAGagatttcacacaggagagaagccgtttttatgtgcagaatgtgggaaatgctttgcacAGAAATCAAAGCTTGTtcagcatcagagaattcacacaggggagaaacttttttcttgttcagaatgtgggaaatgttttactcagaaatcacaTTTACTGCTACATCAAAAAGTTCACAAAATAGAGAAGCCATTTTTTAAACCCATTTTGACAAACTGACCAACAAACATAAAAagtaaagtgacatgtcatacaCAAGAAAAGGAAGCAATTTAGAGCAGTAAGTGatgaataagaaatgtatgtaattaccaATAAACATCCGTTATCCAGAAACAAATATAATCCAGATAACCCACCTTTATATCAGCCGTGTACATAGACtatttcacactgatacatataactgcgtCTCTAAACTTGTTTCTAACTGTTGATAAAAGATTACTTGTCTAACTTACATGTTTGTATCTGGGctgatctttcttcttcctttagacgatgtttcctcagaactgatggagatgagggagagcTGGTACCCATTATGTATATAAGTAGTGAGGGGAGAATCACTGCGTGGATCCCGGACTTTGTGGGGTTTGTTAGGACATTGGTTTTGAGAATGACCCTTTCATAAATGATAACTATAAGAACCGTATTCCACCGCTGAGCCCAGCAAGGAcgtctcccctccatctcatcactatagggtcatatactaggaagagtcgcacacagtaatatacagctgtgatcacatgggaaaggttctacaacttcagtgtaacatATCAGACTTTATTTATACAGGACTCTAAAATTAGGGACACACAGACTGATGCAACAACCCCTACACGTTTCATGCTCAGGTTAGTTCTTATTATGGCAGATTTCAAGAGCAttagaaaaaaagttttgctGTCTAAATTAATCCCACTGCATGATGTCCTGGTTCCTGCAAGGTTTCCTGTAAAAACTCTGTTCCACCGTGTCAGggtaatattctaagtacagcaccaatcaggcccaccccacttgccccgctgccggcggtaagaagagacaccacacacggaggtctgatataattcctcacacgggacatggctctcctttattacagattacatgagatcttataccctttgtctcatcaccagcaaggggtgatgggctcataaccatatatgggaagtccggatttccggcctgagacagtgaaaacagctgttatcttgatatggcgcctctggcttatgtacagaaaatcacgtattcaattaactccagtgcaaagaatcacccactcaattctaagaaaacggccaagcatgcattctccatatatgggaagtccggatttccggcctgagacactgaaaatcatataacagtcattatcttgatactggcgcctccgggaaaacagccaagtacacgcggccttcgtgtctggttaggtatcatctctgaatttctagaaacatctctctcagccttgcaaagccttggaatatctgatgttaaggtgacagattaagttttttcttatttggaattgaatagaacttgcatacaggtataaaagcataaaaaacatatggcaatatatacatataccctcacaaacccccctaaaaaacttaatatggagatcaagtaccaggcctcgcactctcccttggtcgcctctcccttgcgtcagggtttctccacttgcccgtaagtccctactcctaggaggggggatccctacctcacctcagaaggaggccatggattccctgggcttatttccgggcatccataccctctatctgtacgagttaacaccccacagggtgtgccctcgccggaacctaaggtcttctgcactttccctaggcaaatgggaagtccactgacagtccatcttaggagactgaggcggcgcagtactagtacatttctccattcttctggtaacgtacgtggttggcattatcggaactggctcttcatctttttcaaacaagggaaattttggtcacattatccagtcccttactcatactctttttgatcaaagggataatacacatacaggaagttacataccccacctctttctgctaaaatcatatccagggccactctattttggaacgccatggatgcagtgggacctaactggtcagctaacccttgcgaagcatctctggtgtagtttacaaacctctgctgattgtaaaagatataattcatccaatctacattattattaacagtgacaatagcaaataaggactcaaaaccttctttaacctgatctctagaattaaattaatctggcaccccccttggcactcctattacatctatgtatacatgtggatcaaagttaccacctggagcgtcaacttctctcttagcacgatgcagtgttggattctcaccctcagtgtagtcttattgattgtattaatttgttctgaaacagggggctagtgcagtagtcaaaggtgtgtgttagaggaattgtaccacattatagcatgtaaaggatatgcgggatcattagttttttcagtgcgacgtgtggatccaagtgggctttccttcgagcttgactgcagttggggtggtgagcaacatctggtagggacattcaaaccgggtttctctctcaaacttttttacatagaccctgtcacctggtttcagattgtgacactcatctgtaggacctgggagaaaagcagagactacagaatggaatactaacaattccttggagagacctatgacaacattaacaagaaaataatttcccaaactcagctactgtggcatgtaccctccggagaaaaagaaaaaactaatagaagacactcaattcaagatttacccgtttcctctattgtcttttgtatctactttcccactactccgcagatggtagggtgtgtgaaaagcctggaatatacccaaagcagacatgatgtgttgcattatttcacctgtgaagtgtgtacctttgtttgactcaatcacttccggtaccccgtatctgcggattacctcattcatgaacttctgtgcggttacctgcttatttactttggtaacagagtaggtctccaacctgaaaagaaatcaacaacaacaagcacatattcatgcttcccaacaagtgggagctgagtgtagccaatttgcaatccctgaaatgggtagagtggtctaggcaagtgttatgtggcaaagtttacttctgccctgttgcttacggcaaagatcatgcaaaattggacaaatgatgcagcagctacagaaaacccaggagccacccgtcctcgttcaagcaccgacatcattactgctttgagaggtgcgtttttccgtgcgtcagctgggccatcatggggcacagggactgtggtaagcaagttctgttgactgttcaccatatgccgtccctttttagtccatttttccttttcttccttgctggcttgtaactgtaaagtctttagcatatcaaagtccaaatttttatcaaagtccaaagttattgttaaattcttcttttcttcttttcttccacggcttgggggccgctgcctttgctgtgtggcctgtgagggcattgcctcttgcttctttggtgtaggaattggtgtgagctttccaccttgtcaggtggaagtagggtctccatgaggcTCTGCACCGTTGCATCATTttcaattggctgtcctgctgaggtaaaaaactgtctggccttccattttgggccgtaatcatgagctatgccaaatgcataccgggagtcagtgtaaatgattgccgtcttaccttcctccactctacacgcctcagcgagggcttttagttccgcttcttgtactgcgacatgcggaggcagaggttctgcttttaccgtgtcatgttgtgttacgactgcataaccggagtggagttgtcaatcaccctgggaccatctataaaaaacaactcaaaatatgcattattaacaaggactttcagtaacttttttttttaaaacttaaattttcttgttgcatcaatgctggataatcaggctgatattctatttcaaaaagattagaaccttgttgcaaaaaattttaaaaattaaaaaatggcttgcaaaaaattaaaaaatggctgacttgcaatgcctagatcacctatgccttctcctcccccctttaaaccagggtactcaattggaacaatagtacccggtttcaaggtagtacaacattgtaaaaagatttgatggatacagataaggcctgtaagatgttagcacctataacagaaacatgagttacaccggggcagaataatctacaaacacctattaatattggaaatgtgatattcctttaagcaaattcattattagtctgttcctgcctgcaatgtcttatcaaatttgaaacaggtgaaaaaacaaaacaaaaacttttactagctgttcaagatcctcaccccctcccttgtacaagagggatgaaacattacgtactattacatcatctagctccaccccttcgatattggctccgtgcgtctttcttcacagctcatttcagctgtacagtctacacgtccacatctcaaccaagtcccatgcatggggaggacttttatccccagtcattacctgcatcacacattccccacagcccgaacacgggtcactaactctcatccatccatgcgctcaagtctgccccgtcaccccctattgaaagtgtaccagtacatacagatgcacagacaaaaaagtttgacaaacaaacatacatcagttggaaaacattgaggtgagcgctatctttgacaaattatgtggaaaaaaaagtttgctgagtgactgagacattctatttttcttatctactgaagctattatatgctgtattaaacgctgaagtattttagaatacgtgggtatttttcagccccccttgtctttctttctctgtacttctctgtatttgaccctgaacaaaaagtgaagtctgaaagcccccacctttgtaaaacaaactgttatctctctacgaatatgaaacacagactgaataagttgtagcttaactattccctgcatttgaactcataattaacacatatgctgggaccttgcaacattcattttcaacccctgtataagtaagaatataccttagaaattgctatatttcctgcctactaagacagtataattaattaaattcatttcaagccttcattcctttacagcaagcagagatattatccagggttgttattgcattttctctcgcttcgttatcttcttgaccttggaaagcttacacagactctacagctacatgtcaacaaaactcttctcccctaaaagcaagctcagttaactatttgcacatacagtatatatatatatacacacatatatatccacctggtatggattatacatattatacaccttttactctctctttgccaacaaatcacatgttttATAACCTTCTGGTCGCCTTTGCTtgttacttcagcactttctagcaacccttggtcttccaaggcacctctcggtcctaaaaacctcctcccagacaccatttttgtaatctaccgtgcgggtcgatgtcacacattttcattagagttttcttacagtttacaaattcatccgcacggcggcggcccttgaggggctctgtcttctttaataaggtcttacgcatattacaacaacaacaataataataacacgctccatagaatgcatccctcttaattttcaaattgtcagccccttatataccggcaaaacaaccgagggtcccttctccttatggaaccagccccataaaatgcatctctctgaaatcaaatcgttagccccatatataaggcaaaacaaccgagagtcccttctcctatgaagcctgtctcacaaaatgcatccctcttaattttcaaattgttagccccttatatactggaaaaacaaccgagggtcccttctcttgtgagactaaatgaaaagaaagagaaaaaaaaacttctgcagatacaacaaacaaccttca
This region of Eleutherodactylus coqui strain aEleCoq1 chromosome 5, aEleCoq1.hap1, whole genome shotgun sequence genomic DNA includes:
- the LOC136629099 gene encoding zinc finger protein 665-like isoform X2; its protein translation is MESRAIVYYIHCKSEVVEEEKNLRSERSERRNCREKHGGSAGPFVIDSSKMKNDRNKMAESVLNLTLEILFQLTGEDYIVVKNSSDGCRAPVCDGWGRPTSPIMGPPPLPLIHEDINVQKILELTNKMIELLTGEVPIRCQDVAAYFSMEEWEYLGHKDLHKDAMMETCQPLPSPGPYRIDSSKMEKDRNKMAESVLNLTLEILFQLIGEDYTVVKKTSSDVCGAPVCDGWERPVSPITRPPPHPLIHEDINVQKILELTNKMMELLTGEVPIRCQDVAVYFSMEEWEYLEGHKDLYKEAMMETRQPLPSPVPSSKRSPPERCPRPLLPQDHQCENLIATKVEVKDEAEEMDIRADQQYGLMERNPPEKYPSRLYSQNCPEEKPSVPENHQLLYQDEDLTNINTAETNVRGDQRCKEGIPTGNRPGSQRDLASSSGCRGPDHGTGSSEGRLISADCKAEDCVITQDTYEDPAIIPDIPSALHSKDQSSDPLIQVPSSEPSQTDKGHRRGEHQGAHTEEKPYSFSEYGKCSTEESHLVTHQRTLTGKKSFPCSECAKCFAVKSKLVRHQRIHTGEKPFSCSECGKCFALKSVLVDHKRIHTGEKPFSCSECGKCFSRKSKLSRHQRIHTRDKPFSCLECGKYFAEKSDLVTHQRSHTEEKLFSCAECGKCFAGKSDLVTHQRGHTEEKLFSCSECGKCFAGKSDLVTHQRSHTGEKRFSCSECGKCYAGKSDLISHQRCHTGEKPFTCSECGKCFAWKSGLVTHQRSHTGQKPFSCSECGKCFAGKSVLVNHQRIHTGEKPFSCSECGKSFAANSYLVKHLRIHTGEKPFSCLECGKCFTGKSDLVKHQRSHTGEKPFTCSECGKCFAGKSDLITHRRIHTGEKPFSCSECGKCFAQKSDLVKHQRIHTGEKPFSCSECGKCFAVKSFLVDHKRFHTGEKPFLCAECGKCFAQKSKLVQHQRIHTGEKLFSCSECGKCFTQKSHLLLHQKVHKIEKPFFKPILTN
- the LOC136629099 gene encoding zinc finger protein 432-like isoform X3; its protein translation is MESRAIVYYIHCKSEVVEEEKNLRSERSERRNCREKHGGSAGPFVIDSSKMKNDRNKMAESVLNLTLEILFQLTGEDYIVVKNSSDGCRAPVCDGWGRPTSPIMGPPPLPLIHEDINVQKILELTNKMIELLTGEVPIRCQDVAAYFSMEEWEYLGHKDLHKDAMMETCQPLPSPGPYRIDSSKMEKDRNKMAESVLNLTLEILFQLIGEDYTVVKKTSSDVCGAPVCDGWERPVSPITRPPPHPLIHEDINVQKILELTNKMMELLTGEVPIRCQDVAVYFSMEEWEYLEGHKDLYKEAMMETRQPLPSPVPSSKRSPPERCPRPLLPQDHQCENLIATKVEVKDEAEEMDIRADQQYGLMERNPPEKYPSRLYSQNCPEEKPSVPENHQLLYQDEDLTNINTAETNVRGDQRCKEGIPTGNRPDHGTGSSEGRLISADCKAEDCVITQDTYEDPAIIPDIPSALHSKDQSSDPLIQVPSSEPSQTDKGHRRGEHQGAHTEEKPYSFSEYGKCSTEESHLVTHQRTLTGKKSFPCSECAKCFAVKSKLVRHQRIHTGEKPFSCSECGKCFALKSVLVDHKRIHTGEKPFSCSECGKCFSRKSKLSRHQRIHTRDKPFSCLECGKYFAEKSDLVTHQRSHTEEKLFSCAECGKCFAGKSDLVTHQRGHTEEKLFSCSECGKCFAGKSDLVTHQRSHTGEKRFSCSECGKCYAGKSDLISHQRCHTGEKPFTCSECGKCFAWKSGLVTHQRSHTGQKPFSCSECGKCFAGKSVLVNHQRIHTGEKPFSCSECGKSFAANSYLVKHLRIHTGEKPFSCLECGKCFTGKSDLVKHQRSHTGEKPFTCSECGKCFAGKSDLITHRRIHTGEKPFSCSECGKCFAQKSDLVKHQRIHTGEKPFSCSECGKCFAVKSFLVDHKRFHTGEKPFLCAECGKCFAQKSKLVQHQRIHTGEKLFSCSECGKCFTQKSHLLLHQKVHKIEKPFFKPILTN